ATCGCCTGCTGCATCACTTGTTGATGCTCGACCAATAACCCGTTGATATATTCTTGAACGAGCTTTTCTTCCGCCCTTGAAGCCTCACTTAGATAATGCTGTAAAGAAGGCGGATGCTCTGTTGTATCCAGCGAGCGCCACCAACGTTTTTTTAATGAATAATCGATCGTTAAAAAGAGCAGTAAAAATAGACCTTCTAATAAGACTAAATAACCAATGATCGAAAAATTCACCGCAATATCTGGCGATAACCACAGAATAAAACAGGTCAATGCAATAAATGTCAGCCAGCCAACGAGTAAAAGCCAGTGATCCTTTAAATAATTACGAATCGTCATGCGTCTCTCCTATCTACGGTACAATGTACCCTTGACCAACTTTGGTTTCGATATAGCCTTCCAATCCAGCCTGTTCGATTTTCTTCCGTAAGCGATTGATATTGACTGTTAAAGTGTTGTCATCAACAAAGCGTTCATCTTCCCATAACGCGCGCAGTAGCTTTTCTCTAGTCAAAATTTTCCCATGCTTCTTCATCAAAATATAAAGCAAGCGATACTCATTTTTACTAAGATCGATGTTTTCACCGTTGATCTCCATACTGCCATTATCTACATTCAACGTGATGCCGTTATGAGACATGATCTCACTGCCGACCTCAGAATAATTATACGATCTCCGTAGCAAAGCGTTGATCTTTGCAACCAAAACATCTAATTGAAATGGTTTTGTCACAAAATCATCAGCCCCCATATTCATCGCCATGATCATATCCATATTCGTATTACGACTCGAAATAAAAATAATAGGCACTTTAGAAATTTCACGAATCTTTTGACACCAATAATAACCATCAAATACAGGTAAGTTGATATCCAGTAAAACCAACTGTGGATCTTCCTGCTGAAAATCCTCTAAAACAGTATTAAAATTAGTCACTCCGAATGTATCAAACTGCCATTTTTGCAGCTCTTCACGAATCAAGTCGCGAATCGTCGTTTCATCTTCTACAATCATGATCTTTGCCATCCATTTTCCCTCCACTTGTTTCTTCTATTGTACCTTATCAGAAAATGTCCGTCATTTATATAGGACTTTTAGCCGAGATAAAAAAGATAAAATTAACAAATTCGTTTTTCTTTTATAAAATACCATAATGTAATTTTTGTCTATTTTTTCCGTACCGTTTTTCTACATCACATTATTAGGACAGCTTTTTATGATAACCTGACTTACAGATAGAGTGGAAAGGAGTCTTTTATATGAAAAAGAAATTATACTATTCCCGTGTGCTATTTTTGACAATAGTGACTGCAGCGGTTACGTTAACAGCCTGCACAGCAAAGGAAGAATCAACGAAAGAGAAGACAAAAAATTCGGAAGCCTCATTAAAAATCAACGCTACGAGCAGTTCATCAAAGGGTAAATCGTCACCTAGCTCAACAAAAAGTGAAGGAAAAACAGGAACCGTCACTTATACAGCCGAGCTGGGCAGTAAAGAAGATAAAATGGAAAAAAAAGTAACCTATGAAAATGGAAAAATAATTGCCGAAGAAACGACCGAAGCTATTCCTTACGCTGGGTTTGGTATCAAAGATAAAACAGAAGCCGAATCCTTGATTTCTCAGAAACAAAAAGAGCTGGAAGATGTTGAGGGGGTCAGCTATTCTGTAGAGTATCAAGAAGAACGAGCCATTGAATCCTATAAAATAGACTTCACTAAGGTAGATCGAAAAAAAATAGGCTTTTTATCTGCACTCGCTGATCTTTCGACGGTAGATGAAGTGGAAAAACTGTTGCTTGAGATGGGGTATAAAAAAATAGAGGCTTAACATCAACACGCAAATCCTACGCGTAACGTTAAGCACCATGCATCAATTCTTAATAATCGTTATCACTTGATTCTATATAGCCCATAAGTTACGAGACTGTCCCAAAATCTGTAATACGATCATGACCGGCATATATAGAATTAAGTTTTAACCATCCTCAACGCTCCAAATACTAGGTAACCCCTTTTCCTTTTTGAATAGACACATTCTTTTGTAATCCTTGGCGATGTTAAAATTCGTAGATCATAATAATTTCTCCATCCTCATCTCTTTCGCTAGTATCTTTAAAACCAAATGATTCATATAATTTTATTGCAACTACATTTTCTTCCTCTACACCCAAAGCGACCTTATTTGCTATGCCTAGGGATTTTCCTTTTATCTCTTCCACTACGACTCCTAGGGCTTGTTTTCCTATCCCTTTTCCTTGAAAAAGTTCGCTTATAAAAAAGTGCCATAAATTAAACATATTATCACTCTCATCAAATATGATTGACGCATAGCCAACTAATGTATTATCCATGTAAATTCCAAAAGCTACTGTATTGTCTTTATTTACATAAGCATAAGCTAAACTTTTACAAGAGCTTGCAACAAATGTCTGCTGTTCTTCTTTTATTTTAAGGTTTAAAACGGCCTCAATATTATCATTGGTTACTTCTCTTAGTGAAATCATCAAATTAGTCCCCTTCTTTTCTTTGTATTTATCCGTGTCAATCTTTTCATGAATTCTATAAATAGCGTTTATTGAACCCTTTATAGCATCTACAGGCTCTACCTTCAACCATATATCCCCTTTACTCCAACTTCCCAATAGGTTACTAGAAAAATTTGACACGCGTAAAGAAAAATCAGTAAGTAAAAATTGAAAGATTTCTTTTCTAGTATTGAGCTCGTTTTACTTTTTATAAACAATAACCTCAATTTCAATATCCGCGCCTAATGGTAATTCTAAAACTGCGACACACGTTCTAGCTGGAAAAGGTTCTTTAAACATCGTTTTATAGATCTCATTCATCGCCTCAAAATTGTTCATTTGCGTTAGATAGACATTGACTTTCACAACATCATCTAAACTAACATTGGCCGTTTTCATGACTTCTTGTAAATTGACAAAACACTGTTTTGTTTGTTCTTCAATACTCCCTGTTTCTTCAATATAATTAGTACTATTTTTAGCAACCTGACCTGAGAAAAACAGATAATTACCCGCATCGATTGCATGGGAATAAGGACCAGACACCGATACGTTTTCTCCTGTATAGCTTTTTCTTTTCATAATAATTATTGCTCCCTCCAATTATTTTTTTTAGTACAACCAAATAGTTCACGTTTTATTTAGTCTAACATAGTATTACAAAGTTGCTACACAGTTTACATTTATAGTGAACTTACTGGAAATTTTTGCCACATGTTGATTTCTTTTTTAGATTTTGACGGCATTGAATAATGAGTAAATTGGTTCGTAATTATCCTAATATACGTTTCTTGCGTTGAATCTCCAGACCATAAATACCGTCCTAATAAAAAAGAAAAAGCTATCTCTTCCCAATTATCGTAATTTTCTTTAAGCTGATGAGAGAACTTTTCTAAATAGTACCAAGTTTCTTCTTCTGACAAATAGCCCAAATTATAGCAAACTCGTGCCACATTAGCACCTCTTAGTGCATCCCAAGCTAAGATTCCTTTACAATTATAAATAGCATTTTCATCTATTTTTCTAAGCTCTCCATTATCATTATATACCTGGATATCATTTGCAGCAGTAATCAACCGAGCAAGATGGCTATCGACCACATGCCTCGAATCTAATTGGCTCAAAGTGCTACTTAAATCTATTTCCTTTCGATGACCAGAATCAAATAACCAATCAAGTGTATCTATCGTCGTTTGATGATTAGTGATCGACCAATCTCTTTTAAATACCTGTCTTCGAATCAATTTAAGAAATGGTTTTTCCAAATCAAAGCTTTTTAAACATATCATTGTCGGGTATGGATCATGACTATAAATCGATGCTGCAGCTAAATATTTTTGCTTATCAGCTGGTGCCTCATTAGCTTTCACAAAAGAATCTATTTTCTTATCAGTAACAAATTTATAATATAGCCAATAAATAAAGACAAGCCCAACCAACATTAAAAGGATCACTCCGACATAACCTACTAAGCTTTCTCCATCGGTGCGTGAAAACAATCTACTCAACAATCTACTTAGTACTCTACTCATTCTATAAACTCCTATCATTTTTCATTTTACTTCATTAATCGCAAGTAACTTCGTCTATTTAATAACTAAATAGACTATAAAAAAATTCCTTACTCCTTTCTCTTTTTTATTAACTATACAGAAGCATATCATTAAATGGAAGAGTCTTTTTTCATTTTTTTATATAAACAACTAGTTGTATAAAATCCTATAAAATCTCATTTTATAGCTTAAAATATTCTTTTTTTACCAAAAATATTGCATCATATTTTTTCCTTTTTTATCAATTATCATTATTTATTATGACAACTTAAACAAAAGGAAGAGACCTAAATATAACACTACAGATCAAGACTTGCTTCCTTGAAAACGAATAAACACTAGAATTGATTTAATCATCGTCCTTTCTTATTTTTCGAATTGACTATTTCAAATCTTTATATCGCTAAAAAAGACAAATGTATGATTCAACAGTAATAAATAGAGGATAACTTTCTACAAGATAATCTTTTTAATTTTTCTCATCACTATACCTCGTTTTCATTAATACAAAAATATTACCGCCTGATATTTGGATAAACTGATCACGAAAAAAAAGCGAAACAACACTAAAAACCAGTGTTGTTTCGCACTCAAATTTGATGCTATTGTTTGACTTTGTTTTTTGGCAATAAAAGACAGCCTAACAAACCAGCGATTATTGCTGTAATGATGATACAAATGATTCGATCGATCCAAATATTGGTTGGAAACTTCTGAAAAAAAGCCAATGCCCGATTTCCAACACTGATCGATAGATAGATGATAACTAGATAAGATATAACTTCTCTTGCACGACTCATTTCTGCCCCTTCTTTCTCTCAGTACATTTATACTAACATACGGAAGGTGAGCAAACTACTTACAAAAGATTCAATAACCTTACATCTATGAAAGCTACATTTGAATCACAAAGGGACTTTCATAACAAGCATAAAAACTTTTTTATTAGATGATAATTCTTTCTGTATCAAAATAAATCGAAAAGCACATTCGCTCCCCTTCTAACTCTTTGAATGAAAAATTCCATCCTTGTTTATCCAAGATTTGCTTCACTATAAATAATCCTAAGCCTGATCCTCCAGTTTCTCGATTTCGGCTGAAATCAGGACGATAAAATGGCTCGAAGATTTGGCTTAATTCAGCTTTAGACAAAGCCTTCACTGCTTGATTTTCGATCACTAACGTATGCTGATCCAAAAATAAATCGATTTGACCGTTCGCCTTCGTATAGCGAAAAGCATTACTCAAAAGATTATTGACCACCTTGCCGATCTCATCTTTATTTCCTTCGATCAGACATTCTTCCAAATGTATAACAAGTTCTACCTGATTGATTTCTGCAAGTAATCGATACGTTTTAAGCTTATCTTCAATGACCTCTCTTAGTGAAAAAACTTCCTGATTCGTTTCCTCCAAAGAAAACATATCCAACTTTGAAACTGTCAAAACATTTTGGATCATGTCTGCTTGCTGCTGCAAAATCTCTTTACATACTGCTAGGTAATGCTCGCGATCCTTAAATTTCCCCACATTATAGATCATACCGTCAATGATTCCCATCAATGAGGCGACCGGTGTTTTTAATTCATGCGAGGTCACACGCATAAACTCAGCTTTTGAACGTTCGATCCCTTCTACTTTAGCCACTTCAGCTTTTAAGGCATCGATCGTCGTCAGCAACGTTTGATCCAGTTGATTAATGTCTTGAGCGAGCAAAGCCAGCTCATCTTTTCCTTTGATTTCACATTTGATCGTATGATCCAAACTTAACATTTGATTGGTCGCCATAGATATCTGCTTGATTCGCTTCGTTGAAAAACGACTATAAAAATACGCAGCAATTCCGCCAATCAAAAAATCGATCACTAAAAGAAATGGATAGATCTGCAGTAATACTGCGCTAGCATCTGATATTGGTTGTAACGAATACAGGCCCGTCAAGAGATATTCTATTCCACGATTATCTTTGATCGTACTTGTCAATTCTTTTCCTCTATCCAATTCTGATAATTCCACATTCATCACGTCAGAGGAATCTAAGATCTTCGTTTCTCCTTGATCGCCTAATCTAATATTAAGTGAATTACTTCCCTCACCTAAATACGGATGAACGATCTTTCCATCTAGATCCGATAAAATCAGGGTGATTGCTTCTTGCCCTTCAAATAATTGTTTATCTATTCTCCCTTTGATTTCCTCTAAAGGCTTCTTATCCAAATCATCCGTTATCTTATTAAATTCTCTCTCTACTGTATTCAGTTTCGTATATTCATAATAAATCGGCATCACAAAATACAAAATCACTAATGAAACCGTCGTTACTGTAAAAATCACAGAAATCGAAAACAAGAAATTCTTCCACATGATTTTCATTTCAAGACCTCGATTTTATAGCCCATTCCTTTGATCGTTTGAATGGATAATAACGGTAATTTCTTTCGCAAATTTTTCATATGATTGTCCAGTATCCGACTATCTAAATAATCATCATAGCCCCATACTTGATAAACCAATTGTTCTCGAGTCACAAGATTACCTGCTCTTTTTGCTAAAACAGCTAAAATTTCATACTCTTTTTTCGTCAACTGTATTTCTTCTTCTTCATACGTCACTAGACAATCATCGAGATCAATCAAATAGCCATTGGTCTCGATTTGTGTACTTGGTCTGCTCATTCTTAATACATTTTCTACACGCTTCATCAAAATGACTGGTGAAAAAGGCTTCACAATATAATCACTAATCAAATGATTGAAACTGACCAACTGAGTATATTCATCATCGATCGCTGTCAGCATAATAACTGGAACGTCTGATGTCTCACGAACTTTTTTCAAAATATCGACTCCGCTCATCGAAGGAAGCATGATATCCAGCAAAAGTAAATCAAAATGCTGCAGTTCAAATTCCTCTAATGCTTCTTCTCCATCTTTTACAGAAACAACCTCATATTTTTTTTCTATTAGAAATTCTGTTACGACTTGATTGATCATTTCATCATCTTCAACGACTAGAATTTTTACCATGTTTACAACTCCTTATTCAAAGCGTAATGCTTCGATTGGATCCAGCTTCGATGCTTTCATCGCTGGCAATAATCCAAAGATAATTCCAATTATACAACAAAACGCAAGACTGGCAACGACTGAAATAATTGAAACGATATACGGATATTCCAACACTCTAGTTATTACAAAACCACCGAACAAACCGATCAACACACCTAAAATCCCACCTAGTAAAGTGATAACTACTGCCTCGACAAGAAATTGTTTTAAAATGACTTTCCTTCTTGCTCCCAAAGCTTTTTTTACACCGATTTCTCGTGTCCGCTCAGTCACTGATACCAGCATAATATTCATTACTCCGATTCCGCCAACTAAAAGAGAAATACTGGCGATCCCTGCTAAAAGAATAAAGTTGGATTGATTGAACTGTTCAAGGCTTTTCTGAAGTTCTTCCATATTCCTCACGCCATAAACATAATCAGATTTGGGAATTTCTTTATTTAAGACTTCCGCAACTTTGCTCGCTGCAATTTGTAGTTTATCTGTATCTGTTGATTGAATGATTACTTTCGGCGCGATATCGATTTCTGAAAAAATCTTATAAGCCTGTTCTAATGGGATGTATGCTTCTTTTTCGACAAAGCTATATGGACTGCTGTCCTCTTCTTCAGCTTTGAAAACACCTTTGACTTCAAACGGCACTCCTTTGACCTCTACATATTGACCGATCCCATCTTGCCCTTTAAATAGTTCCTCATACAAGGTTTGATCCAAATAAATGATTTGCTTATTTTCTTTAAACGCCTTTGAATCAAAGCCCTCTCCTTTTAAGATTTT
This sequence is a window from Enterococcus wangshanyuanii. Protein-coding genes within it:
- the sapR gene encoding two-component system response regulator SapR; translated protein: MAKIMIVEDETTIRDLIREELQKWQFDTFGVTNFNTVLEDFQQEDPQLVLLDINLPVFDGYYWCQKIREISKVPIIFISSRNTNMDMIMAMNMGADDFVTKPFQLDVLVAKINALLRRSYNYSEVGSEIMSHNGITLNVDNGSMEINGENIDLSKNEYRLLYILMKKHGKILTREKLLRALWEDERFVDDNTLTVNINRLRKKIEQAGLEGYIETKVGQGYIVP
- a CDS encoding DUF1307 domain-containing protein; this encodes MKKKLYYSRVLFLTIVTAAVTLTACTAKEESTKEKTKNSEASLKINATSSSSKGKSSPSSTKSEGKTGTVTYTAELGSKEDKMEKKVTYENGKIIAEETTEAIPYAGFGIKDKTEAESLISQKQKELEDVEGVSYSVEYQEERAIESYKIDFTKVDRKKIGFLSALADLSTVDEVEKLLLEMGYKKIEA
- a CDS encoding GNAT family N-acetyltransferase, producing MKVEPVDAIKGSINAIYRIHEKIDTDKYKEKKGTNLMISLREVTNDNIEAVLNLKIKEEQQTFVASSCKSLAYAYVNKDNTVAFGIYMDNTLVGYASIIFDESDNMFNLWHFFISELFQGKGIGKQALGVVVEEIKGKSLGIANKVALGVEEENVVAIKLYESFGFKDTSERDEDGEIIMIYEF
- a CDS encoding RidA family protein, with the protein product MKRKSYTGENVSVSGPYSHAIDAGNYLFFSGQVAKNSTNYIEETGSIEEQTKQCFVNLQEVMKTANVSLDDVVKVNVYLTQMNNFEAMNEIYKTMFKEPFPARTCVAVLELPLGADIEIEVIVYKK
- a CDS encoding DUF1266 domain-containing protein, encoding MSRVLSRLLSRLFSRTDGESLVGYVGVILLMLVGLVFIYWLYYKFVTDKKIDSFVKANEAPADKQKYLAAASIYSHDPYPTMICLKSFDLEKPFLKLIRRQVFKRDWSITNHQTTIDTLDWLFDSGHRKEIDLSSTLSQLDSRHVVDSHLARLITAANDIQVYNDNGELRKIDENAIYNCKGILAWDALRGANVARVCYNLGYLSEEETWYYLEKFSHQLKENYDNWEEIAFSFLLGRYLWSGDSTQETYIRIITNQFTHYSMPSKSKKEINMWQKFPVSSL
- a CDS encoding sensor histidine kinase, translated to MKIMWKNFLFSISVIFTVTTVSLVILYFVMPIYYEYTKLNTVEREFNKITDDLDKKPLEEIKGRIDKQLFEGQEAITLILSDLDGKIVHPYLGEGSNSLNIRLGDQGETKILDSSDVMNVELSELDRGKELTSTIKDNRGIEYLLTGLYSLQPISDASAVLLQIYPFLLVIDFLIGGIAAYFYSRFSTKRIKQISMATNQMLSLDHTIKCEIKGKDELALLAQDINQLDQTLLTTIDALKAEVAKVEGIERSKAEFMRVTSHELKTPVASLMGIIDGMIYNVGKFKDREHYLAVCKEILQQQADMIQNVLTVSKLDMFSLEETNQEVFSLREVIEDKLKTYRLLAEINQVELVIHLEECLIEGNKDEIGKVVNNLLSNAFRYTKANGQIDLFLDQHTLVIENQAVKALSKAELSQIFEPFYRPDFSRNRETGGSGLGLFIVKQILDKQGWNFSFKELEGERMCFSIYFDTERIII
- a CDS encoding response regulator transcription factor is translated as MVKILVVEDDEMINQVVTEFLIEKKYEVVSVKDGEEALEEFELQHFDLLLLDIMLPSMSGVDILKKVRETSDVPVIMLTAIDDEYTQLVSFNHLISDYIVKPFSPVILMKRVENVLRMSRPSTQIETNGYLIDLDDCLVTYEEEEIQLTKKEYEILAVLAKRAGNLVTREQLVYQVWGYDDYLDSRILDNHMKNLRKKLPLLSIQTIKGMGYKIEVLK
- a CDS encoding ABC transporter permease is translated as MEEIGVAIQSILAHKMRSILTMLGVIIGIAAIISIFSIIEGNTANMKKEMIGGSNNTMEVEYDKKSSFDPSLRSGKEEHKPSYLPEIGEEQLKKVRQVPDVIDAGLAYQTEANVYHQASKTQSKVSAVTPNIDKLKRLKILKGEGFDSKAFKENKQIIYLDQTLYEELFKGQDGIGQYVEVKGVPFEVKGVFKAEEEDSSPYSFVEKEAYIPLEQAYKIFSEIDIAPKVIIQSTDTDKLQIAASKVAEVLNKEIPKSDYVYGVRNMEELQKSLEQFNQSNFILLAGIASISLLVGGIGVMNIMLVSVTERTREIGVKKALGARRKVILKQFLVEAVVITLLGGILGVLIGLFGGFVITRVLEYPYIVSIISVVASLAFCCIIGIIFGLLPAMKASKLDPIEALRFE